One segment of Natronosalvus halobius DNA contains the following:
- a CDS encoding DUF7289 family protein yields the protein MIDRADRGLTPVLALTIIIGMVAVASIGIVLVGTGALTTSSDQLQDERVEQSFVNLGSELNTVAASSDDTRSVALGLADANGQVSLVDSGHITVTASGLEDPIIDEPMRAIEYRDGDTVVAYEGGAVFRATGAQARLVSAPQAEYRQDAFRLPITRLEGVESVSNDRIRLSKVRSDRPTRDSPSVAGRFVTITIESPYYAGWATHYERQVGDKYVTVDHANRTVTILLGQPNPDGSYDGAVTAVGDVLDNGGNPSVNGSISATGNVSITCEAPANCTGGEAVDLRPLDDDIAYLFETSAEDARSIDGTTLENGTYYADELLLAKGDGFEIDLSEGDVTILVDGNIGLDNAKIEVVDGAGTEHVARVYTTGDVAIGGGSGGVTVESDDPRHFQLYGTSEMKFAIGQGTFTGTIYAPRDEPAEGTNELVDEYLNNADCSPDADWADVCIGTGSVDFTGSIISGPMSIAQNAKLTYDPSLSTVEPTIAIPPEHLPPKLNHLTVVVHEVAVERE from the coding sequence ATGATCGACCGCGCCGACCGGGGGCTGACGCCGGTACTCGCCCTGACGATCATCATCGGCATGGTCGCCGTCGCCAGCATTGGCATCGTCCTCGTCGGAACCGGGGCGCTCACGACGTCCTCGGACCAGCTCCAGGATGAGCGCGTCGAACAGTCGTTCGTCAACCTCGGCTCGGAACTGAACACGGTCGCCGCCTCGAGCGACGACACGCGGTCGGTCGCGCTCGGCCTGGCAGACGCCAACGGCCAGGTTTCTCTCGTGGATTCGGGCCACATTACGGTGACTGCGTCCGGCCTCGAGGACCCCATAATCGACGAACCGATGCGAGCGATCGAGTATCGTGACGGCGATACGGTCGTCGCCTACGAGGGCGGTGCCGTCTTCCGCGCCACGGGTGCCCAGGCGAGACTCGTCTCCGCACCACAGGCCGAGTACCGTCAGGACGCCTTCCGACTACCGATCACGCGACTCGAGGGCGTCGAATCGGTATCGAACGACCGGATTCGCCTCTCGAAAGTACGGAGCGATCGGCCGACCCGCGATAGCCCGAGCGTCGCGGGTCGGTTCGTCACGATCACGATCGAGAGCCCGTACTACGCCGGCTGGGCGACCCACTACGAGCGACAGGTCGGCGACAAGTACGTGACGGTCGATCACGCGAACAGGACGGTCACCATCCTGCTCGGACAGCCCAATCCCGACGGGTCCTACGACGGAGCGGTCACCGCCGTTGGGGACGTACTCGATAACGGCGGGAACCCCTCTGTGAACGGCTCGATCTCGGCGACCGGAAACGTGAGTATCACCTGTGAAGCACCTGCCAACTGTACGGGCGGCGAAGCGGTCGACCTTCGGCCGCTCGACGACGACATCGCGTACCTGTTCGAGACGTCGGCGGAGGACGCCCGCTCTATCGACGGGACGACCCTCGAGAACGGGACCTACTACGCGGACGAGTTGCTCCTCGCGAAGGGAGACGGCTTCGAGATCGATCTGAGCGAGGGGGACGTAACCATCCTCGTCGATGGGAACATCGGACTCGACAACGCGAAGATCGAGGTCGTCGACGGTGCGGGAACGGAACACGTCGCGAGGGTGTACACGACCGGCGACGTAGCTATTGGAGGCGGTAGCGGCGGCGTCACCGTCGAATCCGACGATCCCCGGCACTTTCAGCTCTACGGAACCTCGGAGATGAAGTTCGCGATCGGTCAGGGGACGTTCACGGGAACCATCTACGCACCACGGGACGAGCCGGCCGAGGGGACGAACGAACTCGTCGACGAGTACCTGAACAACGCCGACTGCTCGCCAGACGCCGACTGGGCCGACGTCTGCATTGGAACGGGGAGCGTCGACTTCACGGGATCGATCATCTCGGGCCCGATGTCGATCGCCCAGAACGCGAAGTTGACGTACGATCCGTCGCTTTCGACCGTCGAGCCGACGATCGCGATCCCGCCGGAGCACTTACCGCCGAAACTGAACCACCTGACCGTCGTCGTCCACGAAGTTGCCGTCGAGCGCGAGTGA
- a CDS encoding DUF3054 domain-containing protein — protein sequence MGALPTAFDTDRPGQRAVALVGAVDLALITTIMLIGRRQHGLPIASEPGAALETALPFLVGWTVVALLAGAYARRAITSTKTAGVVTTVAWVGGANVGLILRSSPFFDGNSLWAFNVVITGIGLLVLGTWRVGLSVGLRKVGWLE from the coding sequence ATGGGAGCGCTACCTACCGCATTCGATACCGATCGTCCTGGACAGCGAGCCGTTGCGCTGGTCGGGGCGGTCGACCTCGCCCTCATTACGACGATCATGCTGATCGGCCGACGCCAGCACGGCCTGCCGATCGCGAGCGAACCGGGAGCCGCCCTCGAGACCGCCCTGCCGTTTCTCGTCGGCTGGACGGTCGTCGCCCTCCTGGCCGGGGCGTACGCTCGACGAGCGATCACGTCGACGAAGACCGCCGGCGTCGTCACGACCGTCGCCTGGGTTGGTGGAGCGAACGTCGGCCTCATTCTTCGCTCGTCCCCGTTCTTCGACGGCAACTCGCTGTGGGCGTTCAACGTCGTCATCACCGGTATTGGGCTGCTCGTGCTCGGGACCTGGCGTGTCGGGCTCTCGGTGGGACTCCGTAAAGTGGGCTGGCTCGAGTGA
- a CDS encoding toll/interleukin-1 receptor domain-containing protein, producing the protein MTGEQVFVSHAPVDIDLVQELFSTVKNFPFGVHIALEEIESGRTRKRLEGRLANSDVVVAVLTEASSTSPWVNQEIGYALAKGIPVLPLYDEEAFRGGFIADVEGVAIDRENLSFTIFNLLCRLRSELSPLGALSVPNWYVRFPCTIPDCGHPVTLDITQGQTKLWKLSEHGQLLEASCEVCDAAYAFDPATIGFVRRMDGLERTA; encoded by the coding sequence ATGACCGGAGAGCAGGTGTTCGTCTCCCACGCACCCGTCGACATCGACCTCGTGCAGGAGCTGTTCTCGACGGTCAAGAACTTCCCGTTCGGCGTCCACATCGCCCTCGAAGAGATCGAATCCGGCCGAACGCGCAAGCGACTCGAGGGCCGACTCGCCAACAGCGACGTCGTCGTCGCCGTACTCACCGAGGCGTCGTCGACCAGTCCCTGGGTCAACCAAGAGATCGGGTACGCGCTCGCGAAGGGGATTCCAGTTCTCCCGCTGTACGACGAGGAGGCGTTCCGCGGCGGGTTCATCGCCGACGTGGAAGGGGTCGCCATCGATCGGGAGAACCTCTCGTTCACGATCTTCAACCTGCTCTGTCGGCTTCGGAGCGAACTCTCTCCACTCGGGGCGCTGTCGGTCCCCAACTGGTACGTCCGGTTCCCGTGTACGATTCCGGACTGCGGCCACCCGGTGACGCTGGACATCACGCAGGGGCAGACGAAACTCTGGAAACTCTCGGAACACGGCCAGTTGCTCGAAGCCAGCTGCGAGGTCTGTGACGCCGCCTACGCTTTCGATCCGGCGACGATCGGGTTCGTCAGGCGCATGGACGGACTCGAACGGACGGCGTGA
- a CDS encoding J domain-containing protein, whose amino-acid sequence MAVVDQRRERCDGCGRAVALENLTTVTMPDGERLACCPTCAPHAREAARKLESIDRPRGTCGGCRSSFPRDDLEDVVLPDGAVITCCPDCLEEVPGHGDAGTSASDGLDDGTGTSADEPAETTHLATRRTLCSQCHEYVDEELYHVTTIDGRTEELCPDCKALAEEKGVVSGVKMRKSEAREILRVGDDVTSRELREAFLTQIKHAHPDKKSGSESAFKLVKEAYDRLK is encoded by the coding sequence ATGGCCGTGGTCGACCAACGCCGCGAACGGTGTGATGGATGCGGACGGGCCGTCGCGCTCGAGAACCTGACCACCGTGACGATGCCCGATGGGGAACGCCTGGCCTGCTGCCCGACGTGTGCGCCCCACGCCCGCGAGGCCGCCCGAAAACTCGAGTCGATCGACCGGCCGCGCGGGACCTGTGGTGGCTGTCGCTCGAGCTTTCCGCGAGACGACCTCGAGGACGTCGTGTTGCCCGATGGAGCGGTGATAACGTGTTGTCCCGACTGCCTCGAGGAAGTTCCCGGCCATGGGGATGCGGGAACCTCGGCATCGGATGGGCTAGACGACGGTACCGGAACGTCCGCCGACGAACCGGCGGAGACGACCCACCTCGCGACCCGTCGAACGCTCTGTAGTCAGTGTCACGAGTACGTCGACGAAGAACTCTACCACGTGACGACGATCGACGGCCGGACCGAGGAGCTGTGTCCTGACTGCAAGGCACTTGCCGAGGAGAAAGGCGTCGTCAGCGGCGTCAAGATGCGCAAGTCGGAGGCGCGGGAGATCCTTCGCGTCGGCGACGACGTGACGAGCCGGGAGCTTCGTGAAGCCTTCCTGACCCAGATCAAGCACGCCCACCCCGACAAGAAGAGCGGGAGTGAGTCGGCATTCAAACTCGTCAAAGAAGCCTACGACCGGCTGAAGTAA